Proteins from one Fimbriimonadaceae bacterium genomic window:
- a CDS encoding DsbC family protein: MKQSYQQLMAGMLCAICVSVVCEPDLRAEPDDTVMPIKTVIEQKFPGMKVLRVSKMEIPGWLLVESDSDRVENFMYVHDSGRYVLSGALFDIEMGRNVTQEHVRDRQQALLAGMDASKTILLSPMQPKLDRPLLVFDDPDCRFCQQFHPEVQKLVEAGVPVAVVLYPLMRTHPDAYRKSVAIWCASDQAEALGRALMSKPVVGEAGSCSHPIDDNIKLGKRLGVHSTPMVFLPNGQSFAGYRPASEVLALLQLEMEQK, from the coding sequence ATGAAACAATCTTATCAGCAGCTAATGGCGGGCATGTTGTGTGCGATATGTGTGTCGGTGGTGTGTGAGCCTGATTTGAGAGCCGAACCGGATGATACAGTGATGCCCATCAAAACGGTGATCGAACAGAAGTTTCCCGGCATGAAAGTGCTGCGAGTGTCCAAGATGGAAATCCCAGGGTGGCTTTTGGTAGAGAGCGACAGTGACCGAGTGGAAAACTTCATGTACGTGCATGACTCCGGGAGATACGTGCTCTCCGGGGCACTCTTCGATATCGAGATGGGCCGGAATGTGACGCAAGAGCATGTGAGGGATCGTCAACAGGCGCTGCTGGCCGGGATGGATGCGTCGAAGACCATCCTACTGTCTCCGATGCAACCGAAGTTGGATCGCCCGCTGCTGGTCTTCGACGATCCAGACTGTAGGTTCTGCCAGCAGTTTCATCCGGAGGTGCAAAAGCTCGTCGAGGCAGGAGTTCCGGTAGCCGTGGTGCTGTATCCGCTCATGCGGACGCATCCGGATGCGTATCGCAAGTCCGTCGCCATTTGGTGTGCTTCCGACCAAGCTGAGGCGCTGGGGCGGGCCCTGATGTCAAAGCCGGTGGTGGGGGAAGCGGGGTCTTGCAGTCATCCGATCGACGACAACATCAAATTGGGGAAGCGGCTGGGGGTGCATTCCACTCCGATGGTGTTCTTGCCGAACGGTCAATCGTTTGCCGGTTATCGTCCTGCCAGTGAAGTGTTGGCGCTATTGCAGCTGGAGATGGAGCAAAAGTAG
- a CDS encoding TraV family lipoprotein: MSLCVLFAGCGGYESNFSCKGYPDQATCESVSEAYEKRFAAGQKVTQYTKDQKDASHDTSGNSGPGQAPSPMVFSGKPDSAVGKPVITPASALRVTVFPWKDTKKRLHDQSRHYLIVDEPDFIFGHMTQGVSPGSSSWHGKDLYPRMGRMVEKRDGKRNSSGNAAVNAMTENIPEAGQRAAPMPVNPLGSGGIMPQGFPQLPQSGGAANYLTDDGQLPPQ, translated from the coding sequence ATGAGCCTGTGTGTCCTCTTCGCAGGCTGTGGCGGCTATGAATCCAATTTCAGTTGTAAGGGGTATCCAGATCAAGCGACGTGTGAATCAGTCTCCGAAGCCTACGAGAAGCGCTTCGCTGCCGGCCAGAAGGTGACGCAATACACGAAAGACCAAAAGGACGCCTCACACGACACCAGCGGTAATTCAGGGCCTGGTCAGGCCCCGTCTCCGATGGTCTTCAGCGGCAAACCGGACAGTGCTGTAGGTAAGCCGGTGATCACGCCGGCCTCGGCCCTCCGTGTTACGGTATTTCCCTGGAAGGATACGAAAAAACGCCTCCACGATCAGTCGCGTCACTATCTCATCGTCGACGAACCGGACTTTATTTTCGGGCATATGACGCAGGGTGTGAGTCCCGGATCGAGTTCGTGGCATGGAAAAGATTTGTATCCGAGAATGGGGCGGATGGTCGAGAAACGAGACGGAAAGAGGAACTCCAGTGGGAACGCGGCGGTGAACGCCATGACGGAGAACATTCCGGAAGCAGGGCAGCGCGCGGCGCCGATGCCCGTGAATCCTCTTGGTTCTGGCGGCATCATGCCGCAGGGCTTTCCGCAGCTTCCCCAGTCCGGGGGAGCAGCCAATTACCTGACCGATGATGGCCAGTTGCCACCCCAGTAG